In the Vicia villosa cultivar HV-30 ecotype Madison, WI unplaced genomic scaffold, Vvil1.0 ctg.000011F_1_1, whole genome shotgun sequence genome, CCACTACAGCATTCTTAGCATCCTTGTTtccttgattttttattttttttggattgtGAAAGGGTTTGGGGATCATCACATCGAACTTAGGAGCAACCACACAagtgagagagacaccacatattaaTCTAAAATCTTAAGGCATTGGATTTATAGGTTTTCTTACTAATAGAGTGTTAAACATTAACTTTTCCATCTGATGTTGGACTCGTACTCATGGAAGTTGTTTTATCCATATCTAATTGCACCGCCGTTGCTGCACTCAATGGAACACGCCGCCTAAACACCCTTGATAGGAAGACTTTCGATACAAGGAGCCTCGGGATCTAAAGCACCGGAAGTATTAATGTGCTAAATGTTCATGGATCCAAGAGACCCCGACACCACATATCCACCCAAAACCTTAAAGACATTAGGGGTATGAGTTCATTCTCTTATATATCCAACATTTCCTCTTTTTCTAGTTAATGTGCTACTTCACCACTCACACTTGAAACCCAACAATCTCTCCACCAGTGTGAGTCACTCATATCACTAGCCTTAATCTACTTTAAGATCCACTTCCGCTCCTAACCAAGCTTAACCATAGCTCTAATATCACTTGTTGggaaaaatataagttaaaacacCTAATAGAATGTCAGCGGATGAATAGCAATAATAACAGTGCAAAAACAAGAATATCTTTTTTGtaaatgaatgaaaataaaaaaatgagtatTGTTACAATCTCCCCCAACAAAAGGCGGCTAAACttccttttgaatatttttcttCTCAAAAGATTTTATCTCAAATTTATCGAGttattgttattgatgatgatttAAAATTAAGCATGGAAGTGACCTTTATAGTAATACAACTTGATGAGTAATAGCTATAATTTATAGAGAAGTTTTCTCCTCTTGTTACGCATTTTTTTATTCATAGTTGCTAAATTAATTTCTTAATCTTTTGTTTCCTTTCCACCTAAAGAGGAAAACTCATCAATTATTCACAATGAACGAGTCAATCTCGACGGCATCAACAACAGCGATTAAGTTAACCTCTTCAAACTACTCCATTTTGAAGCCTAGAATAGAAGACATATTCTATTGCAAGGATTTGTATTAACCTTTGCAAAATAAAGGGCCAAAGGAAATCGGAAAGACTGatgatgattgaaatttgatGAACAGAAAAACGGTTGGACAAATTCGACAATGGTTAGACCAAAGTGTCTTTCATCATGTTACGTAAGAAACAGTTGTGTACTTGTTATGGATGAAAGTTGAATCCTTGTACGAAAGAAAGACAACCCATAATAAAGCCTTTATTATTCGGTAGTTGGTGAACCTCAAGTTCAGAGAAACCCTTAGTGTTTTTGAACACTCGAGTGATTTTCAAAGATCGGAAAATCAACTCACCAATATGAAGACGGTGCTAGAAGGGGAATTGCAAGTATTGTTATTACTAAGTTCCTTGGTAGACAATTGGGACACATTTGTGTTTACGTTGAGTAACTCAACACCATAAGGTGTTCTAACATTGGACATAGTAAAAGATAGCATGTTTAATGAAgaatctagaaggaaagaacaaaGAATTCCATCTGAGTCTGAGGCACTTGTCAGAGAGTATCGTGGAAGCAGTATCTACAAGAAGTTCAATACTAGAGACAGGTTAAGGGGCAAGTCTAAAGATAATTTCAGGGAAAAATCGTGGACAAGAAAAGACTTAGAATGTTACTATTGTCACGAGAAAGGTCACATGAAGAGAGAATGTAGGAAACTCAAAAGAGAGCATCAAGAAAATGGAGAAGAGAGAATGTAAGAAACTCAAAAGAGAGCATCAAGAAAATGGTGATGCGAGTAACATAGCTGCTACCATCTTTCGGGTTTCTCTATATTTGAGGTTCACCAATCGCCGAATAGTAAAGACTTTATTATGGGATGTCTTTCTCTCGTACAAGGTTTCAAGTTTCGTCCATAACGAGTACGCAAGTGTTTCTTGCACAACATGATGAAAGACACCTTCATCTATCCATTGTCGAATTTGTCCAACAGTTTTTCTGTTCatcaaatttcaatcatcatCAGACTTGCCGGTTTGCTTTGTCCCTTTATTTTGCAAAGGTTGATACAAATCTTGCAATAGAATATCGGTTTGCTTTGTCCCTTTATTTTGCAAAGGTTGATACAAATCTTGCAATAGAATATGTCTTCTATTCTGAGCTTCCAAATAGAGTAGTTTGAAGAGGTTAATTTCATCATTGTTGTTGATGTCGTCGAGGTTGACTCGTCCATTACGAATAATTGATGAGTTTTTCCTTTTTAGGTGGAGAGAAAATGAAGGATTACGAAATAAATTTAGCAAGTATAAGTAAAGAAAATACGTAACAAGAGGAGAAAACTTCTCTATAAATTATAGTCATTACTCATCAAGTTGCATTACTCTAAAAGCTACTTCCATGCTTCATTTTaaatcatcatcaataacaacaacTCAATGAGAAAAAAATCCAAAGAGTTTAGCCATCTTTTGTTGGTGAATTGTAATCATAATCATTTTTATATTCTCATTCATTTACAAATAAGATATAGTTGTTGTtccattgttattgttgttattattatagtATGAGAAAAGTATGATCCTGAGATAATCATCCACTAACATTCTATTAGGTATTTTAAGTGATATCTTttccaacaagtggtatcagagccatgGTAAGCCTCGGTAGGGGAGCGGAAGTGGATCCTAGTTTGGATTAAGGTTAGTGGTGTGGGTGAATCACACTTGTGAAAAAGGTTGTTGGGTTTCAAGTGTGAGTGGTAAAGTTTCACATAGACTAGAAATGGAAGAAATGTTGGATATATAAGAGAATAGACCCATACCCCTAATGTCTAAAGGTTTTGGGTGGATATGTGGTGTCGAGGTCTCTTGGATCCATGAACATTTCACCCATTGATACTTCTAACGCTTCGCTCCCCAAACTCCCCGACATATTTGACTTTAAATTGTTTATGGCATCAAGTTGTGTCCTTTCTAGATTAAGTGTAACAAAATGTTCAAACTCAGAAAACAAgcaattttatgaaagaaaatttgatcaattggcattatttatttttgaaaatttgaacgcatattattgttaaaaaaacCAGGGCATAACATACCATTTGTTGAAAACCATCGTTACCACTTACTACTCCAAGCTGAGGTACCTATAACATAAAGAATGCCAAGTCAAagacaaatttaaaagaaaacaagGACATCACTCAATCAGCAATCACCAAAAAAACCAACCTTTCCTTTATTTCCTTCAATATTTTCGACAGTTCCTAGACTCCTACCAGTCACACCAGTCCTCACAGCCTTCTTACCCGAATTCATTTTTGGATCAGACACCTTATCAGTAGATGTACTAATAGATTGATACACTTCTTCAACATTGCAACCAACATGAGTAGCTAAGGTTGCATTCTCAACAGAGTTATTTAAATTTGCGCATTGCTTTAAAGCTTCACTTAATGCACTTAAAGCCATATGGTAACTTTCTTGGGATAAAGAACCTTCTTCACCTAATATTATGGCCCGTCTGCATAAATCATTGAATCTCCGGACCTTAGATTGAACGTCTTCCAGCTTTTCACCAATAGGATGCCTACTTAGAGCAGCATTTGTCCATCTTTTCAATATATACTTTGTCGGGATGTTAAAAACACCAGACATTTGGAGAACGACAATCGCATGTCTACATAGGTAACCCTTATATTCAAACAAGTGACAAGAACAACATATATCCGAGTTTGATGTGTTCCATTCTACCATGTAGTTCTGATTATTTTCAAAGTCTTTCACATTATAAGTACTAATCACGCCATCATTTTCTTTCTTTAGATGGCAAGCAGAAGCACCCAAAACCTCAAACTGAAACTTTTGATAGATTTCGTGAGTGTAAACTAACAACAATTGTTTTTCAAACGGGGAAGGAGACTTTAACTCGGGTGTTTCATGCCAAGCATCAAAATTTGCTTTGGCTTCCTCTTCATATCTATCTTCAAGAATCAATCGGTACTGTTCTATAAATTCCCTAAGTGAAGTATCAACTTGGACATATTTATCAAACAAAGAATTTAAACTTTCTGAGCGCGAGCCAGTAGACAAACCGGCAAAAGAAATATCCCTCATAAAAGTTGGCACCCAACACGCACGATCATCGTACAAGGATTGGACCCATTTAACATCTCGAAGTTTAAACCTATCAACCATCTTCCACCATCTCCTTTCAAATTGGTCTTCTGTCCATGACTTAAATATACATTTGTTGAACTTTTCCATAAAGCTATCATGCCATGTACCTAAAAACTCAAGCTGTTTTGGTATCTTTTCCAAAACATGCCACAAACAAAAACAGTGATGCGTTCCTGGAAAAACAGCAGCAACAGCAGCTTTAATAGCCTCGTTTTGGTCTGTCAGAAATACTCGTGGAGCATGTTCTCCCATTGCTATAAACCACGTTTGCAGTAACCAGGCAAAAGTAAAAACTGTCTCATCGGCTATCAACGCGCATCCAAGCAATGTCGGTTGAATATGATGGTTAACACCAACGAAAAGCACCAATGGTATTTTATACTTGCTAGTAAAATACGTTGTGTCAAAAGAAACAACATCAGCAAAATAACCAAAATCTTCCAACCCTTTAGAATCAACCCAAAACACATTCCTAAGTCGATGCTCTTCATTCAAATCAATCGCATAAAAGAATTTCGGATTCTCTTCCTGCATATGCATGAACAATTCAAGAAGCAACTGAGCATTCCCTGGTTCTAAAACCAAACTCCGTCCTTTATCATTTTGACGATTCATAAAATTCTCTAAACATTCAACATTCTGATAAGCACTAAACAATTTCCCACCTGCAGTTGAGTTCTTCTTCCTCCGCATCCGAGCATCATTACTTAACGGATCAGAACTCCGATGACTTCGAAAAAAATGAGCTTGAGCAGGCAAAAGCTCATGATTATGCTCCTTCACAAAACTAAAAACATACCATTTACCATCCGGTCGTCTCTTCACATGCAAACTAGCTTTACAACCGATTTTCGGCGAAGGACGAGGATTAATCGCATCGTCCGATTGTTGCTTATTACCATATCTTATACACGAAAATTTAGCATCGATAAATTCCTTCGATGCCCTAGACCGACGACTACTTAACTTAGCAGTACCAAACCCTGCAGACTTAGCATATTCTTTGTAAAATGAATATGCAGCTTCATGAGATTCAAATTCCATTTCATTATTAGGTTCTGGAATTGTGTTAGCCATTACATTAGAAGAATCCATAGTTTCTGCTATAACATTCAAATTTCTCAGATCCACCTAATTTTCAAAGCAATTGTTTCACGTGTTCAATATACAAATTATACAACAGTTTTCCTCAATAATCTGATTTCAATTGTACCTAAATGGAGGAACAGTGATTTATTGAGAAATTAAATTAAGCAGAagctaaaaatttgattttttttttcgaaTGTAGTAATTCAATTTATCAAAATCACGTTGGAAGAGTATTTGGAAAAGTGAAAATGAAAACCTGGATGGGTTTGTTGATGTTTACGGCGGCCTAGGAAGAACTCCGGCGAGTTTTCCGAGCAGTTGAGAAGTTCAGTTCTGTGACATCAAGTTGTTTGTGATGCTACAAGGGGAAAGTGACCAGggctgctttttttttttttttgagatgcTGAGTTTTGTGTTTTACAAtttaattgtttcttttttttgtcaaaaaattttaattgaattgaTGTTTTTTTGTCTGATGAATAATGGGCCTCTTCAAAATGAAATGTATTGGGCCTTGAATTAAAATACCATGTTCTTTTTGGTAGTTTTGGGCATTAATCTTCTCACCCTATGGCATTATCAATTATCCTTATAAAACTGAGAAATGTTCTTCGCGTGTTCGGAGATTGGAATTCGGACGCacctattttaaagaaaaatacttTATTAGATATGtatctttattattttcaaaattaattcGGATATTAATCTTCTGATAAATCTAAGGGTGAGTCCGGATAACAATCTTCTGACCCATTTTCATAATAGTAAGTTATTAAGCAATAAGTTTCTTAAAAACTTGACAGTAATAAATCCTATATACAAAGTATGTTACCatgtataaatattatatataaagtaTTAAGTCCAAAAGTTTAAGTCAATCTGGGTAAATGTGAAGGCAGCCAACTTAGGTAGAAGACTATCACATCCAAGGGGTGTGTCTGACGGTGATCTACATATAGCATGAAGCAGATATCATTTGCCTCCATGTGGTTAAGATAAACTCCAAACGACTTGATTGCCTGATATCCTCTGAGCGGAATGATGGAGCAAGCACGTGGCAAATCCTCATAGTACTCTTCTACATATACTCATTCGATGAGACGTGCAAAGTGTTGGTGGATCCATGCTTGAAAATGGTATAGATGGAATATTAGTAACGGAGTAGAATAAGTATTATGAAATATTAGTAATAGTAAATGTGAAAAATATTATCGTAAATAGACTGTTGTTTCTCGTCAATTGTCTAGTCTTCCACATACATATTTCACCTAACTTGGAGTATAAGTAAACCAAACAAAAGGTCTCCTAGTTATACTTACAAATTCTTCGAAGTTAATAAAGTATTTGAGATAGATAACATCGACATAGAATGCATTTttatggatatatatatatatataatttactcACATAAATATTATAGTTAGAGAGAGAACAAGGTTTTGTTGTATATaaaagatattcaaattctaGTAGATATGACAATATGGTAGGGTTTTCAGCATTACTATCTTCGTTCCCGCCTCCTTATACTGCTATCGCCTCCAAATTCTATCAGGGGTGATTATTGAATACAtgtttatgttatgttttgtgaCCTCGCCCTCAATACATATTTTTGAATCTTCATATTTCAATTCTTCATAGtattaaaaactaaattaaattaaatagaatcATTATAAACTtacattttaagaaaaaaaaaataaatagtaaatcattataaaattatattatcttatttaGGATAAATGTAGTCACTTATAAATTTTATGTAGATCAAGTGGGCTTAAGGTGGGTATCCAATATCATCTTCGCCCCTATTTTTCAAATTTGGGTTTTCCATGCATCTATCCTTAGttaaatcatttttttcttcGTTAAATTCAGGCAGGATCGATTAGAgtcgttaatttttttttttgtattttgtttacaTGCCTAAATTATAGAGTTCCCTATACATTTTAACTTATCTTTGCCTAGGTTTATGGTATCATCCTCGTTTTTAACCTTCACATCCATCAGCACGATGACCATTTTTTCAAGTTCTTCAATCTTCTCACGATGTTTGGGTTTCATATCATATACAATTATTATATCACTGTGAGCATGATTGAGCTCGTTATACGTAACTATTTTTGGAAGATATCTAAATTCTAATTCAAATGTGTTTGATTAAATGTGTCCTTCCCATAGTGAACTTGTGTAGGAGGTATTTGATAGTTACCTTTCAAATATATTTGTAATAAAAGTTATTATTGTTATGCACAAGTAATGACAACTGTAAATATGTTTTTAACAATATTTTATTGAAACAAAGAGAACAGAACAAAAAGAGCAGGGGGAATATACCAAAATCCTCTCGAGAAGAAATCTAAAGAAAGGCAGACCaagcctattctttacaaaatctgccctTAAAAATTTGGAATGCAATATAGTTAATGTATTTTGATTCCGTAAACCCAATATTCTCCAAAGGATCCGCACAACTATTCTCTTTCTCTGAAAATATAAGAAACCATAAAATCCATACTATCAGTGATATTAACACAATTGATCTACCGGTTCCGAACCtgccaaaatattttgaaaggAGGAGAAAAAGCTCGAACCAAGAATAAAAAATTACCTTCATGAAATTATTGTTATTCACATATTCGAGGCACATGAGTCGCTCATTTTCTTTTGGTGCACTTTTGCAACATAAAcaacattttaaaataagaatatcATGGTCCTCCCTTCGATCCTCCCTTCGATCTTGGTCAGAACATCTGAcgccaaaaatccaaaaaagcgTACAATTCCTGCAACTATCCATCTTGATAGCTAACTACTTCACACAAGGTCTTGCCAATGAAGAGCGAGCTCTAACGGTTGACCTGCAATGTCGCTCAAATTTTCCACATACGCTCACAAGTTTAGCCGACATAGTCACAATAAGACTTCGTCAAGTAAAATCCTCTACTTACTTCCATCATTTTCAATGGTCACAATACTCCTTCCAATATTCACAAGCTAGCCCATGAAACTAATAATTATATTTCGACCACATCGTCCTGCTATACCAGTCCAACGACAATTTTCTCTAGACTATGGTGGATCCTTGAGAGTCTGTGATGAACGAAACATTACCTTGTCGAGTTCATCTTCGGAAGGTATCTCCATCCATACCTACTACAAGCATATCTCATTCTTCCTTGTCTTATGCGCTAATCTGATTTCAACCGGTCACACACTTCACCAAACCCTCTAAGCTATATTGTGTCCATAATCTACTTGGCTTCATTACTCTATTGCGCTCAATACCTTAGTAGCAACAATTCCTTCTCGGCATTCGTCCAATTACGATATGTGCTAGAGTCTTAACCATACTCACCTACACTACACTTCGAGGTCGAGTAGTTCTTAACATCATGTCACTAAAAACTCCATCCTCCTTGGAAAATTATCCTTAGAATACAACCTTTGTCATACACTTCATTTTCAGAACGTCTATAATCGAATACTCGCCAAATATGAATTCATCTTACTTTACTAACTCTCGCATCGTACAGCTGCTACGATAACTTTGTCAACCTTTCCAAAGCTTATTCCCCATCATACATCTTCATACTGATGGTATGTCAATACCTCTAATAACTCATGTGACTTAACCGGTACAACACTTTTATATTTGTGTAATAAGAATATCATATTTGGCATAATTGTTCATTTATCAAGCATTTTGCATCGAAACAATATTTATTATATGAAATGAAATTTCTATTGATCGTGAATTGTAGataccattcaaaatataatacACAACAGGAGGAACAATGTCAGATTTTGCATCAAGAAGTAGAGTTGTCAAAATGCGCTAGCCTATTGATCGTAATTTGAAAATAAGATTCATGCGCttacttttttttgttttataggcTGATCCCTAGGCTGAAACTGATATGCTTCTATCACACTCTTCTTTCATCCCAATGACGATGAATTAGGGTTGTAGAGCGGGTCAATCCTTGGAGCTTTCTCCATGCCCGACAGAGAAAACTTGGTGCGAATCGGGGTACATACGCTCCTGCTCGTCTAACTAATTGAGTCTTTTTGGTAGCTAGGTTTGTAGTGAATAGAAAAAATATGGTGGACATgagtttcaaattttaaatatatgtaattttgAAAGTGTTTGAATTTTAAAACTCGAGTACTTTTAAAATACGCTCCAAATTCataatgcaatttttttataAGCAGTTTTGCATTATACAACATAAGGGTGCTAacccaaacaaaaataaaaaaaataaaaacaaaggaaaaacaaaGTTCCAAAACAAAAGCAAGGAAGAGATAATTTCACTCTTCTTTTTAACCAATTTTTTCATCAAGGATATGTTTATTCATTGGTCTTAAAATTTCTTCGTAAAATTGACTTCTTTTAAGAATTTTATTTTCGAGAATATTATtcctttgtaaaaaaaaaattatatattttaattagtttacaAATATAAATTTAAGATAGAAAAAAATACAGTTTTaataattgtgttttaatttctaaaattaaaaagttaagaaaatataggtaaattttattttttaaaataattattttgtttttttaccaAATATAGAAATGATATATTTGAACAAACAGAcaccatattttttcaaaaacacatgatttcGATACCTACAATGGCCTCTAGACTTCTGTTGTGGCTTTCAGTTAGACTCTCTTAATCTCAAATATCATTATCAATATGTCATTTGTGGGACAAGTGCTCCCTCATAAAAGTCCTTCCACCTTTCACTTCAACGactattattttatgaattttgttACTTATTAAGGACATTTTGTTGGCATGCTTCTATACTTGACTACCACAAATTATAGAAATTTTCTACTCATTCATTTTCAAGGACATGGTCAAGACAACTAAGGCTCTATTATTCTTTAGTTTCTTTCAGTAATCATATGAAAATTCAATGGTATTTCTTGGTATATTTTCACAATATATTTTTACGTGATTATCGCAATGGCATGCTTAAAATCTCAGCGAGTCCAACGTGAGAGTGAGATAAATTAAGGCATTATAAGTTGATAAAATATGTTAGATTTGGTCACATACGAATCAAGATTCTTACTATGTCTTTAAGGAGCAGCAAAATGATTATTACCTCATCGTTAACCAAAAGCAAGTAATTTAGCTTGTGGGAATTAGGAGTCTGCATTATGCTTAAAGACTTTCCTGTTTTGGGTTACCTTTTGATACATAAGCAATAACTATTAGAATATTCACAACAGCTATGAGATAATTGAAAATTAACCGGCTAAATTTTGTGACATCCTAATTATAATGGAAACGCTTTATTATAGTAATTAAACTGGGATTATTTTCCTAAAGTTCAAAAGCTCTAATCAATCATGTTGATTGTCATGGTTAATTTTAAATCTTCCTTATTTAAAAGTGGCATTAGAAGAAAATGAAGCATTTTGGATTTGTCTCTCATTATTAAGGAGTAGGGATACTCTTAATTTGCTAAAAGAAATTGAggtatttattaatataaatacttTTTCAGTTGATCTTTGAACATTTGACTTTTTCAGTTAAATTGTATTTCTTTAAGTATTAATTGAATCAAGACTTTTTAATCAAATGAACGAGATGAGTGTGCCACAATAAAGTGtttgagatccttgaatcatattttgagccataagactatactttgaccaaaagtcaacttcttcagacaattaggtcaaaaccctagttaaggTACCAAATGAATTTGAAGGTTGTTCATCTTGAATTGAACCACACTTGGGCTTGAATATTGATGAGGAAAATCACTTGAGCATATGAGAAGCTTGAATCTCTTTGTggacctcaaaaccctaattttcctgAGCTCCTTAACCAATACCTACCTTGTGAAGTaagcaacaagcaaacacaatctttttgtatattttgggttagcaaatgatgcatgaatgattatgaatgatgatAATGAAGTGGAATCTTcgggtcaaaatttggggtatgacaattgcgACGTAGGAGGTGACTGTCTCCATCTCTTGATGGTTTTGATAGAGAACTGATTTTGGACCGAAGATGATATATTTGTGGTATTTCACAGGAGTCAAGAGTCAATTTTTACAGACAACCCCACTGTTTCATTGTGAAACCAAAATTGATGTTGATAAATGACGTAGGACTCTGAATCAATGGTATTAGTCTTATATGGTGGCCTGTggtgtagagctgtcaaaatgggccgaagcccatTGGCAAGCCCATCGAGGCCAAAAAAAGTTAGGGCCTGGGCCTTATTTTTTTTAGCCCATTTACTTCTGGGCCTTTTTTAGCCTGGCCTGAAAaagccctgaaaaatatgggtCAGCTCGTATGGGCTATGGGTAGCCCGCCAGCCCGAAtactttttttatatgattataaaTTCTAACccataaaaagctaaacaaaataaaaaaatgtaattgGGCCAAGATCCCCTGCCCAAGTTAATATCAGCCTAACATCACACTACATTGCTTATGTTCCGCAGCCTATCACTCAATCAAAACCTAATAACCTAATTTCACTATCGTGAGGAAGCGGCTGCCGGTTGGTGATGTCTTTCAATATCGGGAAGAAGTGACTGGTGATGTCTCTTTGTCTGGTTCTGTTCTAGCTTTGAATCAAAACCTATCGCCACGTTTTGTGAAGCCTATCACCTCTCTCTCATTAGCGTTCTGTGAAGCCTATCACCTCTTTCTCACACGCGTTCTATGAAGCATATCACCTCTTTCTCACACGCGTTTTGTATTATCATGAATATGTTATGTTATCATGAATATTTTGTTATCTTGAATATTTGAAacttaaaatttgttggaacaagttatttaatttgGTGTGTTACATACATTGGataatttgtgatgtattttggaTAATGTTTGAATTAAGTCAATgtgttgttttatatt is a window encoding:
- the LOC131621843 gene encoding protein FAR1-RELATED SEQUENCE 4-like, translated to MDSSNVMANTIPEPNNEMEFESHEAAYSFYKEYAKSAGFGTAKLSSRRSRASKEFIDAKFSCIRYGNKQQSDDAINPRPSPKIGCKASLHVKRRPDGKWYVFSFVKEHNHELLPAQAHFFRSHRSSDPLSNDARMRRKKNSTAGGKLFSAYQNVECLENFMNRQNDKGRSLVLEPGNAQLLLELFMHMQEENPKFFYAIDLNEEHRLRNVFWVDSKGLEDFGYFADVVSFDTTYFTSKYKIPLVLFVGVNHHIQPTLLGCALIADETVFTFAWLLQTWFIAMGEHAPRVFLTDQNEAIKAAVAAVFPGTHHCFCLWHVLEKIPKQLEFLGTWHDSFMEKFNKCIFKSWTEDQFERRWWKMVDRFKLRDVKWVQSLYDDRACWVPTFMRDISFAGLSTGSRSESLNSLFDKYVQVDTSLREFIEQYRLILEDRYEEEAKANFDAWHETPELKSPSPFEKQLLLVYTHEIYQKFQFEVLGASACHLKKENDGVISTYNVKDFENNQNYMVEWNTSNSDICCSCHLFEYKGYLCRHAIVVLQMSGVFNIPTKYILKRWTNAALSRHPIGEKLEDVQSKVRRFNDLCRRAIILGEEGSLSQESYHMALSALSEALKQCANLNNSVENATLATHVGCNVEEVYQSISTSTDKVSDPKMNSGKKAVRTGVTGRSLGTVENIEGNKGKVPQLGVVSGNDGFQQMEPTDLRSHNVMQMQFHSMVPAAMFLNVSSPFHNATSTHLHDNHLPP